In Candidatus Paceibacterota bacterium, one genomic interval encodes:
- a CDS encoding tetratricopeptide repeat protein — MQTNRRTWQSFDEMRKAAEQGDPAAQCYFGICHQTGQGVPQDYAEAVKWFRRAADQNDEAAQCYLGFCYQSGLGVPQEYGQAAKWFREAAEQGDPAAQFNLGVLYETGQGVPQNHAEAVKWYHRAAEQGEPQAQFNLGVFYEAGQVVPQNYREAVRWYRLAAEQECAPAQCNLGLCYETGRGVPKNVREAVKWFCRAARAGDKTAQHNLGVYYATLEAAERASAAGETPSATQPDAAG; from the coding sequence ATGCAAACGAACCGCCGCACCTGGCAGTCCTTCGATGAAATGCGCAAAGCCGCCGAGCAAGGCGACCCGGCGGCTCAGTGCTATTTCGGCATCTGCCACCAAACCGGCCAGGGCGTGCCGCAGGACTACGCGGAAGCGGTCAAGTGGTTTCGCCGCGCCGCCGACCAGAACGACGAGGCGGCGCAATGCTACCTGGGCTTCTGCTACCAGTCCGGCCTGGGGGTGCCCCAGGAATACGGCCAGGCCGCCAAGTGGTTTCGCGAAGCCGCCGAGCAAGGCGATCCGGCGGCCCAATTCAACCTGGGTGTGCTTTACGAGACGGGGCAGGGAGTGCCGCAGAATCACGCCGAGGCGGTCAAGTGGTATCATCGCGCCGCCGAGCAGGGCGAACCGCAAGCGCAGTTCAACCTGGGTGTGTTCTACGAAGCCGGGCAGGTCGTCCCGCAGAATTACCGGGAGGCGGTCAGGTGGTATCGCCTCGCCGCCGAGCAGGAATGCGCCCCGGCCCAATGCAACCTCGGGCTTTGTTACGAGACGGGACGGGGCGTGCCGAAGAACGTGCGCGAGGCCGTCAAATGGTTCTGCCGCGCCGCGCGCGCGGGTGACAAGACAGCCCAGCATAACCTGGGCGTCTATTACGCCACGCTGGAAGCGGCTGAAAGGGCTTCCGCCGCGGGCGAAACCCCGTCCGCCACCCAGCCCGACGCAGCGGGGTAA